In the genome of Fusarium fujikuroi IMI 58289 draft genome, chromosome FFUJ_chr02, one region contains:
- a CDS encoding related to glucan 1,3-beta-glucosidase, with the protein MPSINSLLTMALAGSASAAFQGFNYGSTFTDGTVKAQSDFENEFRTAAGLEGTGGAFTSARLYTMIQGGSTNQPISAIPAAIKTKTSLLFGLWASGDGFANEIAALKNTVDQYCGQLDDLVAGISVGSEDLYRISPTGIKANENPGTNPDVLVDYIKQTRAAIKGTCLESVPIGHVDTWTAYANASNNAVIDACDWLGMDAYPYFEDTKNNPISEGANLFKAAWDEVKAVAKGKEIWVTETGWPVSGKTYGKAVPSTKNARTFYEDVGCPMFGDINVWWYTLQDSAPQTPNPSFGVIGSELTEKPLYDLSCDEKSKKGTLVSRSNDASGNVEHRFVSPSFATGNYTNGTVPVVSGTATSLVPTPSSTSGKGGSATTPQPGSGAQQLNSMGAAAVAFILAAALL; encoded by the coding sequence ATGCCTTCCATCAACAGTCTCCTCACAATGGCCCTCGCAGGCTCGGCCAGCGCTGCGTTCCAAGGTTTCAACTACGGCTCGACGTTCACAGACGGAACAGTGAAGGCTCAGTCCGACTTTGAGAACGAGTTCAGGACCGCCGCTGGTCTCGAGGGCACCGGTGGCGCCTTCACCAGTGCTCGCCTCTACACCATGATCCAGGGTGGCTCAACCAACCAACCCATCTCTGCTATTCCTGCTgccatcaagaccaagaccagtcTGCTCTTTGGTCTCTGGGCTTCTGGTGACGGCTTTGCCAACGAGATCGCCGCTCTCAAGAACACTGTCGACCAATACTGTGGACAGCTTGACGACCTTGTCGCGGGTATTTCTGTTGGCAGTGAGGATCTCTACCGTATTTCTCCTACTGGTATCAAGGCCAATGAGAACCCGGGTACCAACCCTGATGTCCTCGTCGACTACATCAAGCAGACTCGTGCTGCTATCAAGGGCACTTGCCTTGAGTCTGTCCCTATCGGTCATGTCGATACATGGACCGCATATGCCAATGCTTCCAACAATGCCGTCATTGATGCCTGTGACTGGCTTGGCATGGACGCTTATCCCTATTTCGAAGATACCAAGAACAACCCCATCTCAGAGGGTGCAAACCTCTTCAAGGCTGCCTGGGACGAAGTCAAGGCTGTTGCTAAAGGAAAAGAGATCTGGGTCACTGAGACCGGATGGCCCGTCAGCGGCAAGACATATGGCAAGGCTGTTCCCTCTACCAAGAATGCTCGCACGTTCTACGAGGATGTCGGTTGTCCTATGTTTGGAGATATCAATGTCTGGTGGTACACACTCCAGGATTCTGCTCCCCAGACTCCCAACCCCAGCTTTGGCGTCATTGGCTCCGAGTTGACCGAGAAGCCCCTTTACGACCTCAGCtgtgatgagaagagcaagaagggaACTCTGGTCAGCCGCAGTAATGATGCGTCCGGCAACGTTGAGCACCGCTTCGTCAGCCCTTCTTTCGCAACTGGTAACTATACCAACGGAACTGTGCCTGTCGTGTCTGGCACTGCCACTTCTCTTGTGCCCACTCCCTCTTCTACCTCCGGCAAAGGTGGTTCTGCCACAACCCCTCAGCCTGGCAGCGGTGCTcagcaactcaactcaatgggtgctgctgctgtagCATTCATTCTTGCCGCTGCTCTATTGTAA
- a CDS encoding retrotransposon HobS hobase: MIKSSDYPLQTSAILDSGTTIHIFNSAKRFKKLGIATAGDGVFAGSRWLPILGYGEVQLEVCNLENEPQKLVLKGVAYCPEMGTNLISLRRLRQIGYWWDQRNNSDVIRHIGGQALCKLMLKHDQYVMSYIPKTGKQAAFPTRHLQYNSWTAKKPNNARAMTWHRRLGHPGPRSLEHLVNHTIGARIKGPSTIECDVCGLGKMKRQERREPRIRNSNPGERVSIDFHDYPPGLHQYSSCGIITDRQSGLCWDYYFTNRYDENLLSMLKHFTQMLETMYNIKLRIIETDNELRKGGLTRAWLENKGIQVEESAPRTQQQNGSGERSGGVVKEKVRLLIIDSKLPSGLWPEIMRTAVYLLNRTPKQGLQWKTPYESFFSAIQSSQNYIQPRIGHMKMIGCKAFAMTKSAQQKDKRLQSRTNPKAWIGYLVGYNSQNIFRIWNPLTNKIYITRDAIFNEEEFFSANELQVTETIGEETLEELQVRLQSLMNTEQIDQVLEPVQGPDELESQESTLENLIDDLPTEEAEPTEDQEDDGTKYTQARFELLPTPPESPFSSFLAQIGIQSPARKEGLDVDLKILNQAFNAGTMAVPIAKQEGKLITKATRSRYIRGRLKPRWEAQKSHMNLVPDKERLHRRNLPPAPSSFGSLTGHRFEEEFKQAQKDHLESHKQMRSWSEISRLDPRIGDSQVLDCMWVFTYKFDKHGYLRKCKARLVVRGDQQYKSSTDDTYAATLAGKSFRTLIAIAAKYDLELLQYDAVNAFVNAKLQSNVFMKLPPGYRSGEKQDRILLLHKALYGLRIAPLLWQMDLGDTLEAQGWNQVPNEPCCYRKENILMFFYVDDIVFAYKREDEKSASQAIEQLQRKYTLTGGKELQWFLGMEIIRDRSSRHIWVTQISYVEKICEQSTSKTPNASPMSKEELLPNEGTASYKTTAWYRRAIGSLLYASVITRPDIAFAVSRLARFMTNPSEKHVEAVNRVFNYLNDTRFYALEFGPGEGFDVHSDASFADNSLDRKSSQGYAMKLFGGLIGWRANKQDTVTTSTTEAELLALSQAAKEGLFQKRLLQGLQLELPIDQMHLVLCSKTRQIDLQLFCDNKQTIGLLKNPLQKLKTKLKHVDVHNHWLREQLKQKTLSLQYKQSSELIADGMTKALQGHSQKESCKQFGLVNIEEKIRMRREKVTAERTIEEILEELKI; the protein is encoded by the coding sequence ATGATAAAGAGCAGCGATTACCCGTTACAAACCTCGGCCATACTGGACTCAGGTACTACAATACATATCTTCAACAGTGCCAAAAGGTTCAAGAAACTAGGGATCGCAACAGCAGGGGATGGCGTCTTTGCAGGGTCAAGATGGCTACCAATCCTAGGATATGGGGAAGTACAACTAGAAGTATGCAACCTGGAAAATGAGCCTCAAAAGCTCGTTTTGAAGGGCGTTGCATACTGTCCAGAAATGGGCACTAACCTTATATCCCTGAGGAGGTTACGCCAAATTGGGTACTGGTGGGACCAGCGCAATAACTCAGATGTGATCAGACACATAGGTGGTCAGGCACTATGCAAATTAATGCTTAAACACGACCAATATGTAATGAGTTACATTCCCAAAACCGGGAAACAAGCCGCGTTTCCAACTAGGCACCTGCAATACAACTCATGGACTGCGAAAAAGCCAAACAACGCAAGGGCCATGACATGGCATCGCCGATTAGGACACCCAGGCCCTCGAAGTCTTGAACACCTTGTGAATCATACCATAGGAGCGAGAATCAAGGGACCGTCTACAATCGAATGTGACGTATGCGGATTgggaaagatgaagaggcaagAGAGACGCGAACCTCGGATACGAAACTCGAATCCAGGAGAGAGAGtctcaattgactttcaCGACTATCCTCCAGGATTACACCAGTACTCGTCATGCGGAATAATTACAGATCGTCAATCAGGTCTCTGTTGGGACTATTATTTCACCAATCGATATGATGAGAACCTTCTGTCAATGCTAAAACACTTTACCCAGATGCTTGAAACAAtgtacaacatcaaactACGAATCATCGAAACAGATAACGAGCTGCGAAAAGGCGGATTGACCCGCGCATGGCTCGAAAACAAGGGTATCCAAGTGGAAGAAAGTGCACCACGCACACAACAACAGAACGGCTCTGGCGAGCGTTCTGGGGGGGTAGTGAAAGAAAAAGTGCGGTTACTCATTATCGACAGCAAATTACCCTCTGGCCTATGGCCTGAAATTATGCGCACCGCAGTCTATCTCCTGAATCGAACCCCAAAACAAGGACTTCAATGGAAGACTCCGTAcgaaagcttcttttctgcgATTCAAAGCTCGCAAAACTACATCCAACCTCGTATTGGGCATATGAAAATGATTGGATGCAAAGCCTTTGCGATGACAAAGTCAGCTCAGCAGAAGGATAAACGCctacaatcaagaacaaacCCAAAAGCGTGGATCGGATACCTTGTGGGATATAACTCACAAAACATCTTTCGGATCTGGAACCCCCTgactaataagatatatatcacTAGAGATGCTATCTTTAATGAGGAAGAATTCTTCAGCGCTAACGAGTTACAGGTGACAGAAACGATCGGGGAAGAAACCCTAGAAGAATTACAAGTGAGATTGCAATCACTTATGAACACTGAGCAAATCGATCAGGTCTTGGAACCTGTTCAGGGCCCAGACGAGcttgaaagccaagaatcgaCTCTCGAAAATCTGATTGACGACTTGCCtacagaagaggcagagccaacagaggatcaagaagacgatggtacAAAGTACACTCAAGCTCGATTCGAGCTCTTACCTACTCCTCCAGAAAGCCCattttcaagcttcttagcACAAATTGGAATACAGTCACctgcaagaaaagaaggacttgacgTGGACCTGAAAATCCTCAATCAAGCCTTCAACGCCGGAACAATGGCTGTACCAATTGCAAAGCAAGAAGGAAAGCTGATAACAAAGGCAACGAGGAGCAGATACATCCGCGGAAGACTGAAGCCCAGATGGGAAGCGCAAAAGAGCCATATGAACCTCGTTCCAGACAAGGAGAGACTCCATCGGAGGAATCTGCCACCGGCTCCAAGCTCTTTTGGAAGTCTCACCGGTCACCGGTTCGAGGAGGAGTTCAAACAAGCGCAAAAGGACCATCTGGAGAGTCATAAGCAGATGCGATCATGGTCAGAGATTTCGAGGCTTGATCCCCGAATTGGAGACTCGCAAGTACTTGACTGTATGTGGGTCTTCACATATAAGTTTGACAAACATGGGTACCTGCGAAAATGCAAGGCAAGGCTTGTAGTTCGAGGAGACCAACAGTATAAGTCAAGCACAGATGATACATATGCTGCTACCCTTGCTGGAAAGTCATTCAGGACGCTTATAGCAATTGCTGCAAAATATGACCTAGAGCTCCTGCAGTACGATGCAGTGAATGCGTTTGTAAATGCAAAACTGCAAAGCAATGTATTCATGAAGCTGCCACCCGGTTACCGGAGTGGTGAGAAACAGGATCGAATACTGCTCCTACACAAAGCACTTTACGGTCTGCGCATCGCACCTCTTTTGTGGCAAATGGACCTCGGAGATACCCTCGAGGCTCAAGGCTGGAATCAAGTCCCAAATGAACCATGTTGCTATCGGAAGGAGAATATCCTTATGTTCTTCTACGTAGACGACATAGTATTTGCATataagagagaagatgagaagagtgcCTCTCAGGCTATTGAGCAACTCCAACGAAAGTATACACTTACTGGAggaaaagagcttcaatgGTTCCTTGGAATGGAAATCATTCGAgatcgaagctcaaggcacaTCTGGGTAACTCAAATCTCATACGTGGAAAAGATATGCGAACAGAGCACTTCAAAAACGCCAAACGCGTCTCCAatgtcaaaagaagaacTCCTCCCTAATGAAGGCACCGCCAGCTACAAGACAACTGCCTGGTATCGAAGGGCCATAGGGTCACTGCTCTACGCCAGTGTAATTACTCGGCCGGACATCGCATTTGCAGTATCAAGACTGGCACGTTTTATGACCAACCCAAGCGAAAAACATGTGGAGGCGGTGAATCGAGTTTTCAATTACCTAAACGACACTCGTTTCTATGCATTGGAGTTTGGTCCCGGAGAGGGGTTCGACGTTCACAGTGACGCATCTTTTGCAGACAATTCCCTAGACCGCAaaagctctcaaggctaTGCAATGAAACTCTTCGGAGGTCTAATAGGATGGCGAGCCAATAAACAAGACACTgtaacgacatcaacaactgaAGCGGAGCTATTGGCACTCTCACAAGCAGCAAAGGAAGGTCTATTTCAGAAAAGGCTCCTCCAAGGACTACAACTCGAGCTGCCAATTGACCAAATGCACCTCGTCCTCTGCTCAAAAACTCGACAGATCGATCTCCAACTGTTTTGTGACAATAAACAAACGATCGGcctcttgaagaatccaCTACAAAAATTAAAGACGAAACTGAAGCATGTGGATGTACACAACCATTGGCTGCGCGAACAACTAAAACAAAAGACCCTATCTCTTCAGTATAAACAAAGTTCAGAATTGATTGCAGACGGGATGACCAAAGCACTCCAGGGCCACTCACAAAAGGAAAGCTGCAAGCAATTTGGACTTGTGAATATTGAAGAGAAAATCCGAATgaggagagaaaaggttACTGCGGAAAGAACGATTGAGGAAATCCTAGAGGAGTTGAAAATTTAG
- a CDS encoding related to catecholamines up protein → MALTRRSVVCSAVCLALLVGLAYAGHDHEHVEAVNNLNIDNMSLEELDTQLQTCPIVEQLNAAKHAHHAAAPSSMTSRLFAVLFPGSPAVNALLATLYISGPPNFLLALCPTNIDPASLSVMVAFAVGGLLGDTLFHLLPEIFVGEDHDEAVKFVLVEPNRNLVLGLGILVGFMTFVAMDKGLRIATGGAGHDHSHGHGDTHTHSHGEDKAVSSGVDATDSLVKSRKKGNEDQGAVVANAVEKPEKEINPSVKLGGYLNLIADFTHNITDGLAMSASFYASPTIGATTTVAVFFHEIPHEVGDFALLIQSGFSKRAAMGSQFITALGALLGTLIGIAIQEFGSPSSDIPMGRNEGIWGTSLTWGDMLLPFTAGTFLYVGTVAVIPELLETGPNKAKELKNMLVQFSAVAIGAGIMLYISWHD, encoded by the exons ATGGCGCTCACCCGTCGGAGCGTCGTTTGCTCGGCTGTCTGCCTCGCACTTCTTGTCGGCCTTGCATACGCGGGCCATGATCACGAACATGTCGAGGCCGTGAACAATCTCAATATTGACAACATGAGtcttgaggagctcgacACCCAACTCCAG ACCTGCCCAATTGTCGAGCAACTCAATGCCGCAAAGCACGCACACCATGCTGCTGCCCCATCGTCGATGACCTCGCGCCTCTTCGCCGTTCTCTTCCCTGGTTCACCCGCCGTAAACGCCCTCCTTGCGACCCTCTACATCTCCGGCCCGCCGAACTTCCTTCTCGCCCTCTGCCCGACCAACATTGATCCTGCTTCTCTTTCCGTCATGGTTGCTTTTGCTGTGGGTGGTCTTCTCGGGGACACTCTTTTCCACCTTCTCCCCGAGATTTTCGTTGGTGAGGACCAtgatgaggctgtcaagttCGTACTTGTCGAGCCTAATCGTAACCTTGTGCTTGGATTGGGTATCTTGGTGGGCTTTATGACATTCGTCGCTATGGATAAGGGCCTACGAATTGCTACAGGTGGAGCTGGTCATGACCACTCCCACGGACATGGTGATACGCACACTCATTCTCACGGTGAGGATAAGGCAGTTTCTTCCGGTGTTGATGCTACAGATAGTCTTGTCAAGTCTCGCAAGAAGGGTAATGAGGACCAGGGTGCTGTTGTTGCcaatgctgttgagaagcctGAGAAGGAAATCAACCCTAGCGTCAAGCTTGGCGGCTACTTGAACCTTAT TGCCGACTTTACACACAACATCACCGACGGCTTGGCCATGTCTGCCAGTTTCTATGCCTCTCCTACCATCGGAGCTACCACTACCGTAGCAGTCTTCTTTCACGAGATCCCACACGAGGTTGGCGATtttgctcttctcatccagTCCGGCTTTTCTAAGCGAGCTGCTATGGGCTCGCAATTTATCACTGCCTTGGGTGCTCTCCTCGGTACGCTCATTGGCATTGCTATTCAGGAGTTCGGTAGCCCTAGCAGTGACATCCCCATGGGCCGTAATGAGGGTATCTGGGGAACTAGCCTG ACATGGGGTGATATGCTTCTTCCCTTCACTGCCGGTACATTCCTCTACGTTGGAACCGTTGCCGTCATccctgagcttcttgagactgGTCCTAACAAGGCTAAGGAGCTTAAGAATATGCTTGTTCAGTTCTCTGCCGTGGCTATTGGCGCTGGCATTATGTTGTATATTTCGTGGCACGACTAG
- a CDS encoding related to large-conductance mechanosensitive channel — MPGRSHDEESGSGESESLLGRGHKRVKRFWEGFVDFAFQDDILKIAVGLILAAAFTDLVKSFVSDVLMPPISILLPLNRNMEEKFAVLQKGPNYNKTTGYNTLHQAQDDGAVVLAYGSFVGQMISFLVLGIALYGLAHLWQLASSEPIIKHTKKCKYCRQRINEKSIRCIQCTSWLDGREDRN; from the exons ATGCCTGGTAGATCTCACGACGAGGAGTCTGGCTCGGGAGAGTCAGAGTCCCTGCTTGGTCGAGGCCACAAGAGAGTTAAGCGCTTCTGGGAAGGCTTTGTCGACTTTGCGTTTCAAGATGATATCCTCAAGATTGCCGTTGGTTTGAT TCTTGCGGCCGCTTTCACAGATTTAGTAAAGTCTTTCGTCAGCGATGTATTGATGCCCCCTATCTCGATTCTCCTCCCACTCAACAGAAACATGGAGGAGAAATTTGCCGTTCTGCAAAAAGGACCAAACTACAACAAGACAACCGGCTACAACACCCTTCATCAGGCGCAAGACGACGGTGCCGTTGTCCTAGCATATGG ATCTTTTGTTGGCCAAATGATATCCTTTCTCGTGCTGGGCATCGCTCTCTATGGACTCGCGCACTTGTGGCAACTTGCTTCATCCGAACCCATCATTAAGCACACAAAGAAGTGCAAGTACTGCAGACAGCGCATCAACGAAAAG TCTATTCGCTGCATCCAGTGTACCAGTTGGCTTGATGGACGAGAGGACCGCAACTGA
- a CDS encoding related to aromatic-L-amino-acid decarboxylase — protein MEAQEFREAAKAAIDEMTDYTENVADYRVVSNVKPGYLRPLLPSSPPTDPEPWSAIHQDIESKILPGITHWSSPRFMAFFPCASSYPAALAEIYSNAFSGAHFNWICSPAVTELETIAMDWLAQALGLPECFLSGGSTHGGGVIHGSISESLIVNMAAARDKYLASVTAHLPPGSEEKDEALWNLRSRLVALGSSGTHSSTKKVAQVLGVRFATIPVSEADGFSLRGEALAATIESLRARSLEPFFLTATLGTTDVCAVDDFEGIAQALKPTFDTPRDIWVHIDAAYAGAALVLEEYQHLARAFSSFHSISFSPHKWFLTTFDCTAVWVRHRSWLIQALSIKPPYLRNQYSDDELVTDYRDWQIPLGRRFRSLKLWFVMRSYGISGLQKHIRNGVDLAESLEDKIDSRRDIFSIFTPARFGLITIRINGESEQQINDRTEAVYEAINAAGEFYLTATVVNDKFAIRVCTSVTKVEEQHVQRMFDVLVQTAENEIAKGHKWLECNL, from the exons atggaagCTCAGGAATTCCGtgaggctgccaaggcggCAATTGACGAGA TGACCGACTACACCGAAAATGTCGCCGATTACCGCGTTGTCTCGAATGTCAAACCGGGCTACTTACGCCCTCTGCTACCATCCTCTCCGCCAACAGACCCCGAACCATGGTCCGCCATCCACCAAGACATCGAGTCCAAGATCCTCCCAGGCATCACTCACTGGAGCAGTCCTCGCTTTATGGCATTCTTCCCCTGTGCGAGCAGCTATCCAGCTGCCCTGGCAGAGATATATTCCAATGCCTTCAGCGGGGCACACTTCAACTGGATCTGTAGTCCTGCTGTTACGGAGCTCGAGACTATAGCTATGGACTGGCTGGCCCAGGCGTTGGGCTTGCCAGAGTGTTTTCTCAGTGGAGGGTCTACCCATGGTGGCGGCGTCATTCATGGGAGTATCAGTGAGAGTCTTATTGTCAACATGGCTGCTGCGAGAGATAAGTATCTCGCTTCTGTGACAGCCCATCTCCCTCCCGGCAGtgaagagaaggatgaagCACTCTGGAACCTTCGAAGCAGACTAGTGGCCCTTGGAAGCTCAGGCACACACTCGAGTACTAAGAAGGTCGCTCAAGTCCTTGGTGTTCGCTTTGCTACCATCCCAGTATCCGAGGCTGATGGCTTCTCTCTCCGAGGCGAGGCCCTCGCTGCCACTATTGAGAGTCTTCGAGCCCGTAGTCTTGAACCATTCTTCCTCACTGCCACCCTTGGCACCACCGATGTTTGCGCTGTGGATGATTTCGAGGGTATTGCCCAGGCCCTCAAGCCAACCTTTGATACGCCACGGGACATCTGGGTTCACATCGATGCTGCGTATGCTGGTGCAGCGCTTGTTCTGGAAGAATACCAACACTTGGCCAGAGCCTTTTCGTCATTCCATTCCATAAGCTTCAGCCCCCATAAGTGGTTTCTCACCACATTCGACTGTACAGCCGTCTGGGTTCGTCATCGTTCTTGGCTTATACAGGCTCTGAGTATCAAGCCTCCTTATCTGCGAAATCAATATAGCGACGACGAGTTGGTCACCGACTATCGTGACTGGCAAATTCCTCTAGGGCGGCGATTTCGCTCCTTGAAACTGTGGTTCGTCATGCGAAGTTATGGTATCAGTGGCCTTCAGAAGCATATCCGCAATGGCGTCGACCTGGCGGAAAGTCTCGAAGACAAGATAGACTCCCGTCGGGACATCTTTTCTATTTTCACGCCAGCTCGGTTCGGTCTTATTACAATCCGCATCAATGGCGAGTCAGAGCAACAGATTAATGACCGCACTGAGGCAGTGTACGAGGCCATTAACGCTGCCGGAGAGTTCTACCTCACCGCCACCGTTGTGAATGACAAGTTTGCCATCCGTGTATGTACGAGTGTAACAAAGGTGGAGGAACAACACGTCCAGAGAATGTTTGATGTCTTGGTGCAGACGGCTGAAAATGAGATTGCTAAAGGGCATAAGTGGTTAGAATGTAACCTATAA